Proteins from one Mesotoga infera genomic window:
- a CDS encoding 1-aminocyclopropane-1-carboxylate deaminase/D-cysteine desulfhydrase, producing the protein MKLNLINRVTPIDRLESVERSLGLPFEVLCKHDELTGFMTSGNKIRKLEYLLKAAQEENADTVFTCGGIQSNHCRATAVAARSLGMTPVVFLRGQPNQLPQGNLLLDMLVGSDIYYVTKEEYSRIDEIFAEKKKEYESRGHRVYLIPEGGSNSLGARGYFDAVNEMALQVDLNEIPAIFIAVGSAGTYAGLLAGIKSRGFATRIIGINVTKDPSSFFAEKTKRIIRGMEEYKIHVSVGDRDIEIVDDFSGPAYAVPSEEDMELIKKLAKETAFFIDPVYTAKAFRGMIEISKERFAGKRVLFIHTGGLFKLFDNPSYYV; encoded by the coding sequence TTGAAACTGAATCTGATTAACAGGGTAACGCCTATCGACAGACTCGAAAGCGTCGAGAGATCGCTGGGCCTTCCTTTCGAGGTTCTTTGCAAACACGACGAGCTTACGGGATTCATGACCAGCGGCAACAAAATCAGAAAGCTGGAGTATCTTCTCAAAGCCGCTCAAGAGGAAAATGCCGATACGGTTTTCACCTGCGGTGGCATACAATCCAACCATTGCAGGGCGACCGCGGTCGCAGCCAGGTCACTTGGAATGACGCCGGTGGTCTTTCTCAGAGGACAACCCAACCAACTTCCGCAGGGTAATCTTCTTCTTGATATGCTTGTGGGCAGCGATATTTACTACGTGACCAAAGAAGAATACTCGAGGATAGACGAAATATTCGCCGAAAAGAAAAAAGAGTACGAAAGCCGCGGCCACAGAGTCTATCTAATACCCGAGGGAGGGTCTAACTCTCTCGGAGCCAGGGGTTACTTCGACGCGGTGAATGAAATGGCCCTCCAGGTTGATTTGAACGAAATACCGGCCATATTCATAGCGGTAGGCAGCGCCGGAACCTACGCCGGACTGCTGGCGGGCATAAAATCGCGCGGATTTGCCACAAGGATAATAGGGATAAACGTCACGAAAGACCCGTCCTCCTTCTTTGCCGAAAAGACAAAGAGAATAATTCGCGGCATGGAGGAATATAAAATCCACGTGTCGGTAGGGGACAGAGACATCGAAATAGTGGACGACTTCTCGGGACCGGCGTACGCCGTACCTTCCGAAGAAGATATGGAACTGATCAAGAAATTGGCCAAAGAGACCGCCTTCTTCATCGACCCGGTTTACACTGCCAAGGCCTTCAGGGGAATGATAGAGATCTCCAAAGAGCGTTTTGCCGGAAAGCGTGTATTATTTATCCACACCGGCGGCCTCTTCAAACTCTTCGATAACCCGTCTTACTACGTATAA